Proteins encoded in a region of the Stieleria neptunia genome:
- a CDS encoding DUF3857 domain-containing protein translates to MFLSKTGLFGVCWFVLVAPAISHGQSIWSEKPFSVLAKDAIADANETKVGDAAVEMLWDSGNYEFDAQGRKTAVVRQVYQIRERSAMEGWGVVHATWEPWHEKRPVIRARVITKDGHVYSLDPQTIEEFRMPSNDSRIFTDRYLVRAPLAGISPGAIVETQIVSEEKRPVATSGGLVRFSFATGVPIRHSVASISIPEDLTLNYKVLGLDIEPTETRKNGRRELVFPTGPQPAISSIEAYLPADQSPIPTLFAGTAVSWSDCANEYSELVDQQISAAANGAAAWSLDLTEIRKMSREKAIRALSQQVLNAVRYTGLEFGSSSFVPQPPSTILQRGYGDCKDMSTLLVSGLREIGIESYVALLSSGTGLDSIPEVPALRVFNHAIVYIPGEPDYWIDLTSPETPIGKIPASDQGRLAMIASGETTGLVRIPLAPSSENHSIFERRVKLSDDGTNRITEQNRYRGVYASSMRSVVQQMDESQLDRVYRNAGVRRYATDDLVDLEVESGAKDGEFTVRATYGNAQNVAISASEAVVVLDPTEALNNLPVSFYATESKQVESQSQESATAASKIESRKSPLHLPMLFRTTVRYEIFPPKGFVAKEVPEDKRIEFGSASFALNYRSSKRGSVTAEFKLDTGGGRFTASQVRDASRAIAGLADTNDLTAWTVPIRFENPAATDLVGGNVVEAIRGYHQLVTQDPNTVRLRCDLATALLTAGLGDAALEQAQIAVELDSQSADAYRTLGTIYSHDRLGNLFYGEFSKEAAIKAFEKAIELEPDDEATMLGLASLSARDADGAIYATQESAQAAADSFTKLYRKTPQSASLDLTLTAHHFAGNSDELRSLLKEAAPSTVRDLYELVMHTIDGEYSLFKTQLQAKHPSRTQQQTVLSRLTNTLVLLREYEAARQLRSDAMSHPVPAANGEALAFGLDELGRIEQADLQGNDPESICKRSLVDGLAYGQFSTRSTDAYANSKDDFKWQRLASQLELFLVQRRALLVACGTPKPTVTDVISLMTFETTGDETTGFRVRALLKLNPMHYADFFMVSTPDGLRLLYPGDDGKNLGKAALGWLKENNEKAARQWLDWAFDRQRGDIRVFNQFAGSPFARIWIACDKNDPKNIEVAAAALASGSDLAQECLKTLDRTRDGFGEIQQLQIDRARLRALRQLGRDEEQADLASRMVDAHPNAPDPFHDLASSLLRLGKAKELVERADARLKRIPNDEPALLALASAATTQGKYDVAEQYLSELVNLRSLSPTGKLIAGRLLLYQPGRKFDQAEGLLRSLVAEFGYHVPFAVKTFAVALASNGKYQDAIAILRNLSVATGIELNRLDRLTQGIIAERSGVAEIAKRYYSRCERDDLDGPTSTYDLAQLRLKRLEESVNTTHASETP, encoded by the coding sequence ATGTTCTTAAGCAAGACAGGTTTGTTCGGCGTTTGTTGGTTCGTCTTGGTTGCTCCGGCGATATCGCACGGACAATCGATTTGGTCCGAAAAGCCATTCTCTGTGCTTGCCAAAGATGCGATCGCTGATGCAAACGAAACGAAAGTAGGTGACGCCGCGGTTGAAATGCTGTGGGATTCGGGGAATTACGAATTTGACGCGCAAGGCCGCAAAACGGCGGTCGTGCGACAGGTTTACCAAATTCGAGAACGCTCAGCGATGGAAGGGTGGGGTGTGGTTCATGCAACTTGGGAACCTTGGCATGAAAAACGGCCGGTGATCCGCGCACGGGTGATCACGAAGGATGGTCATGTTTATTCGCTTGATCCGCAGACGATTGAAGAGTTTCGCATGCCCTCCAACGATTCACGAATCTTTACCGACCGCTACCTCGTGCGCGCCCCACTTGCCGGGATCTCGCCGGGTGCGATCGTCGAAACTCAGATCGTTTCGGAAGAAAAACGCCCGGTCGCGACAAGCGGCGGTCTCGTTCGCTTTTCATTTGCGACCGGGGTTCCGATCCGGCATTCGGTCGCATCCATCTCGATTCCCGAGGATCTCACGCTCAACTACAAGGTGCTTGGCCTAGACATTGAACCGACGGAGACCAGGAAGAACGGACGTCGAGAGCTTGTTTTTCCGACCGGACCTCAGCCGGCAATCTCGAGCATCGAAGCCTATTTGCCCGCTGATCAATCGCCCATTCCGACGTTGTTCGCTGGAACCGCAGTTTCTTGGTCCGATTGTGCGAACGAATATAGCGAGCTGGTTGACCAACAGATCAGCGCAGCGGCGAACGGTGCCGCCGCGTGGTCGCTCGATCTAACCGAGATCAGGAAGATGTCGCGTGAAAAAGCCATTCGAGCGTTGTCACAACAAGTGTTAAATGCTGTCCGCTACACCGGACTTGAGTTCGGCAGCAGTTCCTTCGTGCCGCAGCCTCCTTCGACGATCCTGCAACGTGGCTACGGCGACTGCAAAGACATGTCGACCTTGCTGGTATCCGGGCTCCGCGAGATCGGAATCGAATCCTACGTCGCGTTGCTTTCGTCGGGGACCGGTTTGGATTCCATCCCTGAGGTCCCGGCGCTGCGGGTTTTCAATCATGCGATCGTTTACATTCCTGGAGAACCGGATTATTGGATCGACTTGACGTCGCCTGAGACGCCGATCGGGAAAATACCCGCGAGCGATCAAGGACGACTTGCAATGATCGCCTCCGGCGAGACCACCGGGCTGGTCAGAATTCCGCTCGCCCCGTCGTCAGAGAATCATTCAATCTTCGAGCGCCGCGTAAAACTATCCGACGATGGCACGAATCGCATCACCGAACAGAATCGATATCGAGGCGTCTACGCGTCGTCAATGCGGTCCGTCGTGCAACAGATGGACGAGTCCCAGTTGGATCGCGTCTATCGCAACGCCGGTGTCCGTCGGTATGCAACGGACGACCTCGTCGACCTGGAGGTCGAATCGGGGGCCAAAGACGGGGAGTTCACGGTCCGCGCAACCTATGGGAACGCTCAAAACGTTGCGATCTCGGCTTCGGAAGCCGTCGTCGTTCTTGATCCGACCGAGGCCCTCAACAATCTTCCCGTGAGCTTCTATGCCACAGAATCCAAACAAGTGGAATCACAGTCCCAGGAGTCTGCCACGGCTGCGTCAAAGATTGAATCTCGGAAGTCGCCGCTACACCTGCCAATGCTGTTCCGCACGACGGTTCGCTATGAGATTTTCCCACCAAAGGGATTTGTGGCAAAGGAAGTCCCCGAGGACAAACGCATCGAATTCGGATCGGCGAGTTTCGCTCTGAACTATCGGTCTTCGAAACGGGGATCGGTCACTGCCGAATTCAAGCTTGACACCGGTGGCGGGCGTTTCACCGCTTCTCAGGTCAGAGATGCTTCGCGTGCGATTGCCGGACTCGCCGACACCAACGATCTCACGGCGTGGACGGTGCCGATCCGCTTTGAGAACCCGGCCGCAACGGACCTTGTCGGAGGCAATGTGGTCGAAGCGATTCGCGGCTATCACCAACTTGTGACACAGGATCCCAACACGGTCCGACTTCGCTGCGACCTGGCGACCGCCCTGCTGACCGCCGGCTTGGGCGATGCAGCCCTCGAACAGGCCCAGATTGCCGTTGAACTGGACTCCCAGAGTGCGGACGCATATCGAACGTTGGGAACAATTTATTCACATGACCGACTCGGCAACCTCTTTTACGGAGAGTTCTCGAAAGAGGCGGCGATCAAGGCGTTTGAAAAGGCGATTGAGTTGGAACCAGATGACGAAGCAACCATGTTGGGTCTCGCCAGTTTGTCGGCGCGGGACGCCGATGGTGCGATCTACGCGACACAGGAATCTGCACAGGCCGCCGCAGACAGCTTCACCAAACTCTATCGTAAAACGCCACAATCCGCTTCGCTCGACCTGACCCTGACGGCTCACCATTTTGCCGGAAACAGCGACGAGCTCCGCAGTCTCCTGAAGGAGGCGGCACCTTCTACGGTCCGCGATCTCTATGAACTCGTGATGCATACCATCGACGGCGAGTATTCCTTGTTCAAAACCCAGCTACAAGCCAAGCATCCCTCGCGAACGCAACAGCAGACGGTGCTGTCACGTCTGACCAATACGCTCGTCCTGTTGCGGGAGTACGAAGCGGCACGCCAGCTACGATCCGACGCCATGAGCCATCCAGTTCCCGCGGCAAATGGTGAAGCACTCGCCTTCGGATTGGACGAACTTGGAAGGATCGAGCAAGCGGATCTGCAAGGCAACGATCCGGAGAGCATCTGTAAACGGAGTCTCGTTGATGGATTGGCGTACGGGCAGTTCAGTACCCGATCAACTGATGCCTACGCAAATTCGAAAGATGATTTTAAGTGGCAGCGACTCGCCAGCCAACTTGAACTGTTTTTGGTCCAACGTCGGGCACTTCTCGTTGCGTGCGGAACTCCGAAGCCCACCGTGACCGATGTGATCTCGCTGATGACATTCGAAACGACAGGAGATGAAACGACAGGCTTCCGCGTTAGGGCGTTGCTGAAACTCAACCCAATGCACTACGCCGATTTCTTCATGGTTTCAACCCCCGACGGATTGCGACTGCTTTACCCAGGTGATGACGGCAAAAACCTGGGAAAGGCGGCGTTGGGGTGGTTGAAAGAAAACAATGAAAAAGCGGCCCGACAGTGGCTGGATTGGGCGTTCGATCGGCAGCGCGGCGACATCAGAGTATTCAACCAGTTCGCCGGCAGTCCGTTTGCCAGAATCTGGATCGCCTGCGACAAGAATGACCCGAAGAACATTGAAGTTGCGGCCGCCGCATTGGCAAGCGGCAGCGATCTGGCTCAAGAATGCCTCAAGACGCTGGATCGAACGCGTGATGGCTTTGGCGAGATTCAGCAACTCCAAATTGATCGGGCTCGTCTCCGCGCACTGCGTCAGTTGGGGCGGGACGAAGAACAGGCCGATCTCGCCTCCCGGATGGTTGATGCACACCCCAATGCCCCCGACCCGTTTCATGACTTGGCATCGTCGCTTCTCCGCCTCGGGAAAGCGAAAGAACTTGTTGAACGGGCGGATGCACGGCTGAAACGCATACCAAATGACGAACCAGCCCTGCTTGCGTTGGCATCCGCGGCTACTACGCAAGGCAAGTATGATGTCGCAGAGCAGTATTTGAGCGAGTTGGTGAACCTGCGTTCGCTATCACCGACCGGAAAACTGATCGCGGGAAGATTGTTGCTTTACCAACCAGGCCGTAAGTTCGATCAGGCTGAGGGCTTGCTTCGAAGCCTCGTCGCCGAATTTGGGTATCACGTTCCGTTTGCCGTGAAAACCTTCGCAGTTGCACTGGCCAGCAACGGAAAATACCAAGACGCGATTGCAATCCTGCGTAATTTGTCCGTTGCAACCGGTATTGAGTTGAATCGTTTAGACCGACTGACCCAGGGTATTATCGCTGAACGAAGCGGCGTGGCTGAAATCGCCAAACGCTACTATTCCCGCTGCGAACGAGACGATTTGGATGGGCCGACCTCGACCTACGATTTGGCACAGCTTAGATTGAAGCGACTAGAGGAATCGGTGAATACAACTCATGCCAGTGAAACTCCCTGA
- a CDS encoding methyltransferase domain-containing protein — protein sequence MPTINSPPSETWNPNMMAHFLLFVLVAAAILAEPCFVEAAEPAQSSEDTAIHVPTPPDIVDKMLELARVSSDDLLYDLGCGDGRIVIAAASTYRCRAVGYDIDARKVKQSKDNVKRHKLETLVQIKQQDIFKLDLREASVITLYLLPEMNDRLVPQLKTLKDGSRIVCHQFPFEGIRYDRMITVKSTQDGAKHDIYLYTLPFDTVRPPQASLDRPAGR from the coding sequence ATGCCGACGATCAATTCGCCCCCGAGTGAAACTTGGAATCCGAACATGATGGCGCACTTCTTACTTTTTGTGCTCGTCGCAGCCGCCATCCTTGCGGAACCATGCTTCGTCGAAGCCGCCGAGCCGGCGCAGAGTTCTGAAGACACGGCGATCCACGTGCCGACGCCGCCTGATATTGTGGACAAGATGCTTGAATTGGCGCGGGTCTCCTCCGATGACCTGCTGTATGACTTGGGTTGCGGCGACGGCCGCATTGTCATCGCCGCCGCATCAACGTACCGATGCCGAGCCGTGGGTTACGACATCGACGCCAGGAAAGTGAAACAGTCCAAAGACAACGTCAAACGACACAAGCTCGAGACGCTGGTGCAGATCAAACAGCAGGATATCTTCAAGCTGGATCTGCGGGAGGCGTCCGTGATCACGCTCTACTTGCTGCCGGAGATGAACGACAGGCTCGTTCCTCAACTGAAAACCTTAAAAGACGGCTCACGAATCGTGTGTCATCAGTTCCCGTTCGAGGGCATTCGGTACGACCGGATGATCACCGTCAAGTCGACTCAAGACGGTGCGAAACACGACATCTACCTCTACACGCTGCCTTTCGACACGGTTCGACCTCCCCAGGCTTCGCTCGACCGTCCTGCGGGACGTTAA
- a CDS encoding nucleoside hydrolase: MKTTWSSLPAWGVLFFLTLISNVSRGDQPVSVIFDTDITGDVDDVLALAMLHTLADRDECTIAAVTVSKINPLAAPFVDAVNTFYGRPDIPIGVTRDAQHRDSKYLNLVEAKDDDTFRYPHDLVSADDAPDALSVLRQTLSQAADQSVALVQVGLAANLADLIESPADSISPLSGIELVRRKVRLVSVMAGAFRPVRGDTHFLEANVRNGIGSMQRFAQQWPADVPVVWSDFLIGIAAPYPRESIARDFRYRVHHIVPEAYLLHSGPNHDRPTWDLTSVLYAVRPDDQYFGLSRRGTVAVDDDGFTRFTPDPQGRDRYLTMNAIQTARVIEVQRALVSQPPRD, from the coding sequence ATGAAAACCACCTGGTCATCCCTGCCCGCCTGGGGCGTGCTGTTTTTTCTCACACTCATCTCCAATGTGTCGCGGGGTGACCAACCGGTTTCTGTGATTTTTGACACCGACATCACGGGTGATGTGGACGACGTGCTGGCGCTGGCCATGCTGCACACGTTGGCCGATCGTGACGAGTGCACGATCGCCGCGGTGACGGTTTCGAAGATCAATCCGTTGGCCGCACCGTTTGTCGACGCGGTCAACACGTTCTATGGACGGCCGGATATCCCCATCGGGGTGACACGTGATGCCCAACACCGTGACAGCAAGTACCTGAACTTGGTCGAAGCAAAAGACGATGACACGTTTCGCTATCCCCACGACCTGGTTTCCGCCGACGATGCACCGGATGCATTGTCGGTGCTGCGTCAAACGTTGTCCCAGGCGGCCGATCAAAGTGTCGCCTTGGTGCAAGTCGGACTGGCAGCAAACCTCGCTGATTTGATCGAGTCGCCGGCGGATTCGATCAGCCCACTCTCCGGCATCGAACTGGTGCGCCGCAAAGTGCGTTTGGTTTCGGTGATGGCCGGCGCCTTTCGACCGGTCCGCGGCGACACCCATTTCTTGGAAGCCAACGTCCGCAACGGGATCGGGTCGATGCAACGATTCGCTCAGCAGTGGCCCGCGGACGTGCCGGTCGTCTGGAGCGACTTTCTGATCGGCATCGCCGCTCCCTATCCCCGCGAGAGTATCGCCCGAGACTTTCGTTATCGCGTCCATCACATCGTGCCCGAAGCCTACCTCTTGCACAGTGGTCCCAACCACGATCGGCCGACGTGGGATTTGACCAGCGTGTTGTACGCCGTGCGACCCGACGACCAGTATTTCGGCCTCTCCCGGCGCGGCACGGTCGCGGTCGACGATGACGGCTTCACCCGATTCACGCCCGACCCGCAGGGGCGCGACCGCTACCTGACCATGAACGCGATCCAGACCGCTCGGGTCATCGAAGTCCAGCGTGCGCTCGTCAGCCAACCGCCGAGAGATTGA
- a CDS encoding FHA domain-containing protein: MNYKFVWVDTASGIDRQQWVLSPPVTIGRCPTAEITLSDGSISRKHCQFLIDPYGSLVVRDLGSKNGVYVDDRRVDKAVLLPGSEVKIGVITLRVEMTDEAIDQIDEPESAYDLEVFDLGETQPVKIIPPTEDVG; the protein is encoded by the coding sequence ATGAATTACAAGTTTGTTTGGGTCGATACCGCCAGCGGCATCGACCGACAACAATGGGTCCTTTCCCCTCCGGTGACGATCGGTCGCTGTCCGACGGCCGAAATCACGCTCAGTGACGGTTCGATCAGCCGCAAACACTGCCAGTTTCTGATCGACCCTTACGGATCGCTCGTGGTCCGTGATTTGGGATCCAAGAATGGCGTTTACGTCGATGATCGACGCGTCGACAAGGCGGTCCTGTTGCCGGGCAGCGAGGTGAAGATCGGTGTGATCACGTTGCGCGTGGAAATGACCGACGAAGCGATCGACCAAATTGACGAGCCTGAATCCGCCTACGATCTGGAAGTCTTTGATCTAGGAGAAACGCAACCGGTGAAAATCATTCCGCCGACCGAAGATGTCGGCTGA
- a CDS encoding translation initiation factor, whose translation MTRLFAGTPFDIPPQCEDCGKPESECVCTPEEKAQAEAKRKREADRLPPEKQTARISVQKRKGGRKATVVEGLTARANDLPDVLTRLQAACGSGGTVKPKEDLIEIQGDHADTVRGTLAGLGFKVKPAR comes from the coding sequence ATGACCAGGCTCTTTGCAGGCACACCGTTCGATATTCCTCCCCAGTGTGAGGATTGCGGCAAACCAGAATCCGAATGCGTTTGCACGCCGGAAGAAAAGGCACAAGCGGAAGCGAAACGCAAACGCGAAGCCGATCGATTGCCTCCGGAAAAACAAACCGCCCGGATCAGTGTTCAAAAACGCAAGGGCGGACGCAAGGCAACGGTCGTCGAAGGCTTGACAGCCAGGGCGAACGACCTTCCAGACGTGTTGACCCGATTACAAGCCGCCTGCGGCAGCGGTGGGACGGTCAAACCCAAAGAGGACCTGATCGAAATCCAGGGCGACCACGCCGACACCGTTCGCGGCACATTGGCGGGACTCGGATTCAAAGTGAAACCGGCCCGGTGA